The genomic segment CCTCGAGCGGCTGGTGTGGCCGGAACAGTGGGACGTGCTGGGAGAGATCGCATGGATCGGCCTCGCATGCCTCGGCGTCTGGCACTGGTCCCGGGCACTGGGTTCGGACCAGTTGCCGGCATGGTGGGCAGCATGTGTCGCAGCACCGCTCATCATCACCGGCGACTCGTACATTGCCGGAATGACCTCATTGCCCGGCACGGCGCTGGGGATCCTCGCCCTGGGCCTCGCCGCCCGCGAACGATGGACCGCCGCTGGCACCGTGGGAGCCCTGCTGTGCTTCACAAAGATGGTCGTCGCCCCGATTGCCCTCGTGGGCGCGCTACTGGTGATCCAAGGCCGCTGGCGCAAGGCTCGGGGCTTCTTCTCTGCGGCTGTCCTGGTAGGGCTGACAATTCTGGCGGCCCTGGCCGCCACGGGCAGCCTGGGTCCCTGGATCACGACCCAGGGGAAGAATTCCGCCTACGCGAACGGGATGATCAGCCACGGCTTCCTACCCGGTGTCGCCGCCCAACTGGCCGCGGACGGGGCCCCGGCATGGGTCATCCACCTGACGCTGGCGCTCACCGCCACCACGATGACCATCATCACCACCACGGGCCTGCTGGCCATCTGGGCGCGACACCGCAATCCCCTGGGATCCCGAGTGCTGCTGTGGATGACGGTTGCAACTGTGCTCGTCGCCTCACTCACCACGATCTGGCCCCACCATCGCCAGATCTTCTACCTCCCCGCACTCGTGGCCCTGGGAGTGGCCACGGCCCTGGTCCCGGCCGGAAATCGACGAATCCTGGCAGCCACCATGGCCGCCGCGACGGTCCTGAGCGGATTCAACCCCCAACTCCTCGTGCATGACCGCTACGAGTTCAGGGGTCGACTGGCGGTAGCCGCCTCACAGCCTGCCGAGGGCCGGGCCCTGGCGAGCCTGGGACCCACGGGAACCTTCGCGCGAGTGGGAGGACCTCGACGGGCTGACTTCCGTGGAGCGGAGGGATGGCACCTTGCCTGCCCCCAGTTCCACCACTATCCATTCACCCCACCAGCAGATCTTGACGCCACGGTGGCCTGCCTCCCATCCGCCGATGTCATCATCGTGGCCTCCAACATCGCCATCAGCCCCCGCAACAATCCAGTCTGGAACAAGTTCTCCACCGACGTAGGCGCTCTCCTCTCGCGTGACTACACGTGCTCCCCCCTCATCGTGGAGGGCGAGAACGTGGAACGGTTGTGCGTCCGTGGACGGTGAGCGCGCAACGGGGCCTCAACAGGATGGACCGCCACCCGAAGCCTGTGGGGGCCTCTGGTGGCGGTCCAGTGGTGTCGGGCTTCAGCCTGCCCGACGGTGAGCGGTTGGTTCAGGCGACCTTGCTGGCGTTGACATCCTTCAGCTGCCCAGCCGGTGCGAACCGCGTCGAAGCCGTCGGTTTCCATGATCTGCTCGTCCGACGCGAGCGCGGCGTTGACTGCCATCGAGGTGTCGCCCGAGAGGGCGATCACTGCAAAGGCGCCCAGCCACAGGGCTGCGAGTTGCGACTGCGACGATCATGATGTGCTCCGGCTTCATTCGGGGGATTCGTGCGGTTGGCCCGGGGGAGCCACCTGCGACACCAAGAACTCTGCCATCCGTGCGACACCAAATGACTATGTATGACGGTTTAGTTCAGGTGACCGTCAGCATTACTTGAATATTTGACTAATTCGCTTCAGCTGGACTTCAGGCGCTGGTCAGGGCGTACTTCGCCAGCAGCGACAGGATGAGCGCGAGACCCACCAGCGCCAGCCACGGCCAGGTTCGGTTGGGCTTTCCGCGCCATGTCTCCCGGACAGCCACCATCATCAGCTGACCCACCAGCAGACCGGTCAGGAAGCCACCGAGATGTGCCTGCCAGGCGATGTTGGGCAGAGTGAAGGAGATCGCGGCATTGATGGCCAGGACACCCCACATCGAGCGCGACGAGGCTCCGATGTGCTTGTACATGGGAAGGGTGGCCCCGAACAGCCCGAAGACGGCGCCGGAGGCACCGACCACTCCGGTCACCCAGCCCCGGCTTCCGGGATTCGCCAACAGCACGAATCCGACGCCGCCACCCAGGGCGCTCAACAAGTACAGCGCGGCATAGCGGGCCCGCCCCAGGGCGGGCTCCATCCACTGGCCCACCGACCACAGCGCAAGCATGTTGAAGGCAATGTGCATGATGCTGTACCGGTCGTGGGCAAAGGCCGAAGTGAGGAAGCGCCAGGGCTCGTGGCGGCCGATCGCGGGACTCAGGGCCACCTGCTCGTAGAAGCCGGGCAGCATCAGCTCGCCCAGCCACACCGCCGCACACACGGCAATGATCGTCCAGGTCACCACGGCCAGCTGCGGCCGGAGTCGTCGCACCTGCGGGGGATGGTGCTCGGTCCACTGTTCAGTCACTCGCACAAGGCTAGGCGGACCAGCCAAGAGTTTGCTGTGGGCACGGCTACGCTGGGCGCACACCTCGAAGGGAGCAGTGGACACCATCACAATCCACCTGGACGCCGCCGACATGCGTCGGATGCTCCGCCACGCCTACGGGCCACACCTGGCTCCCGTCGGCGAGGACTTCGCTCGCCCGCTGCCCACCGACGGGCCGGAACAGGGCACCAGTCACCTGGCCACCCTGCGCACCGGTCAGCGCATCGTCCTGCGCACCGCCCCGTCGCCCGAGGTGGACCTGCTCACCCAGGAGACGGACCTGCTGGGCGCCGAGGTGGAAGCCCTGCAGATGATTCCCGAACACACCGACGTGCCGGTCCCCGCCATGCACCACCATGACGAGAGCCAGGAGCTGGTGGACGTGGAGTGGTTCTGCCGGGAGCACGTCGAGGGAACCAGCCTGGGCCATGCCGTGCTGGACCATGCGGCCCGGCTACAGGTCACGCGTGACCTGGGACGCCAGTTGCGCGCCCTGCACACCATCGAGGGGGAATCCTTCGGCCGCTTCCAGCAACCCTTGATGGACTCGTGGCAGGACGCCTTCAGCGGCATCTTCGAGGACGTGCTGCGCGATGCACAACGCTTCGGCGCAGACCTTGGAGTCGACCTGGACCGGGTGCATGGGCGATTCCTGGACCACTCCCCCGCGCTCGACGCGGTCAGGACTCCGGTCTTCTGCCTGTGGCGCACCCCGAAGTCCACGATTGTCGTCGACGAGGGCTGGATCGTGGGCCTGGTGCGTCCGGCCAAGACCTTCTGGGCGGACCCCCTGCTCGAGTCGGCCTTCTCCATCTGCCTGGACGCCGACTCACCGGCGTCCTCGGCGCTGCTGTCGGGCTACGGGCGTGGCCCGCTGGAGCCCGACGAGGTGGAGCGGCGTCGGCTCTACGACCTGTACGACGCCCTCGTCCGGGCCACGGAAGCGGCGCTGCGCCACCCGCAGGACCTGGGCGCGCGGCGCCAGGACCTGACAGCGGCGATGGCCCGTCTGGACCACCGCCGCTGATTGACCACGCCGCCTCAGCTGAAGACGGTCACGCTGCCGAAGCCCGAGCCGGCCGCAACCGCAGATCCCACTGTCGTTCCCGTGTTCAGGCGGGTGGACAGGGTGCCATCCGGGCGGCGTCCCATCAGGTCCAGACGTCCGTCACCGTTGAAGTCACCGGGGGTGAACAGCTTGGTCCATGTCCCCCAGCCCGAGGAGAGTTCCTTGCCCCACATCGGCTGTCCGGAGCTGTTGCTGGCGTAGAGCATCAGCTTGCCGTCGGTCCGCAGGCCCACGATGTCCGCCCGGGCATCCCCGTTGAGCGAGCCCAACCCCACCATGTGCACCACACCGTTCCAGCGCGGTGAGATCACCACGCCCTTGGACAAGCTGGTGGTCAGGCCGTAGCGCCGCAGTTTCCCGTCGCTGGTGCGCGCGACGATGTCCGTGACACCGTCGGCATTCATGTCGCCCACGACGGTGATGTTGCCCAGCCCGCCCCAGCCATAGCCGAGCCGCCGTCCACCGTCCAGGACGCCCACGCCCTTGGAATAGTAGAGCCACATGCTGCCATCGCTGCGCCGCGCGAGGACGTCAGACCTGCCGTCCTTGT from the Luteococcus japonicus genome contains:
- a CDS encoding rhomboid family intramembrane serine protease; protein product: MTEQWTEHHPPQVRRLRPQLAVVTWTIIAVCAAVWLGELMLPGFYEQVALSPAIGRHEPWRFLTSAFAHDRYSIMHIAFNMLALWSVGQWMEPALGRARYAALYLLSALGGGVGFVLLANPGSRGWVTGVVGASGAVFGLFGATLPMYKHIGASSRSMWGVLAINAAISFTLPNIAWQAHLGGFLTGLLVGQLMMVAVRETWRGKPNRTWPWLALVGLALILSLLAKYALTSA
- a CDS encoding phosphotransferase family protein; its protein translation is MDTITIHLDAADMRRMLRHAYGPHLAPVGEDFARPLPTDGPEQGTSHLATLRTGQRIVLRTAPSPEVDLLTQETDLLGAEVEALQMIPEHTDVPVPAMHHHDESQELVDVEWFCREHVEGTSLGHAVLDHAARLQVTRDLGRQLRALHTIEGESFGRFQQPLMDSWQDAFSGIFEDVLRDAQRFGADLGVDLDRVHGRFLDHSPALDAVRTPVFCLWRTPKSTIVVDEGWIVGLVRPAKTFWADPLLESAFSICLDADSPASSALLSGYGRGPLEPDEVERRRLYDLYDALVRATEAALRHPQDLGARRQDLTAAMARLDHRR